A stretch of Primulina tabacum isolate GXHZ01 chromosome 13, ASM2559414v2, whole genome shotgun sequence DNA encodes these proteins:
- the LOC142522564 gene encoding oxoglutarate-dependent flavonoid 7-O-demethylase 1-like, whose translation MKSELQKLGGSLKVASVQELAKEISTTIPKQYVRFDEKESILSNVSFSTEIPVIDMQKLDGDSKVELDKMHNACREWGFFQLINHGVSSKVVENMKLGMQEFFLLPMEEKKRFSQEEGDVQGYGQVFVIKEEQKLDWGDMFYVVTLPKYLRKKRLIPEFPHKLRDAIDAYAEEIYILAKKILYLVAGPLNMKEEDMKVLFEEGLQAMRMNYYPPCPQPELVTGLSPHSDYIGLGILSQVNDVEGLQVKKNGVWIPVAILPDAFVINVGDILEMVTNGAYESIEHRAVVNTEQERLSLVTFMSPKLEGDFGPAPSLVTPQTPAKFKRIGLADYIKGLLSRELDGKSYLDTLRV comes from the exons ATGAAATCTGAGCTCCAGAAACTCGGAGGTTCACTTAAGGTGGCTAGTGTGCAAGAACTGGCCAAGGAGATATCGACCACCATCCCGAAACAATATGTTCGTTTCGACGAAAAGGAGTCGATTTTATCCAATGTTTCTTTCTCGACTGAGATTCCAGTTATTGATATGCAGAAGTTGGACGGAGATTCAAAGGTGGAGCTTGATAAGATGCATAATGCATGCCGAGAATGGGGTTTCTTTCAG TTGATCAACCATGGAGTGAGCTCTAAAGTGGTGGAAAACATGAAATTGGGAATGCAAGAATTTTTCCTTCTGCCTATGGAAGAAAAGAAGAGGTTCAGTCAAGAAGAAGGAGACGTACAAGGTTACGGGCAAGTCTTTGTTATTAAAGAAGAACAGAAGCTTGACTGGGGGGACATGTTCTACGTCGTCACCTTGCCAAAATATTTGCGAAAGAAGCGCTTGATTCCAGAGTTTCCACACAAACTCAG GGATGCAATTGATGCTTATGCGGAAGAAATATATATCCTAGCCAAGAAGATTCTTTACCTGGTCGCAGGACCTCTGAATATGAAAGAAGAAGACATGAAAGTGCTATTTGAAGAGGGTTTGCAGGCTATGAGGATGAACTACTATCCTCCATGCCCACAGCCGGAGCTCGTCACCGGCCTAAGCCCTCACTCCGACTACATTGGCCTGGGAATTCTTTCCCAAGTCAATGATGTTGAAGGCCTACAGGTCAAGAAAAATGGGGTTTGGATCCCCGTTGCTATTCTTCCTGATGCATTTGTTATCAATGTCGGAGACATTTTGGAG ATGGTGACGAATGGTGCATACGAGAGCATCGAGCATCGAGCAGTAGTGAACACCGAACAAGAGAGGCTGTCCTTGGTCACATTCATGAGCCCTAAACTGGAAGGCGATTTCGGTCCAGCTCCAAGCCTTGTAACCCCACAGACTCCCGCAAAATTCAAGAGAATTGGCCTTGCTGATTATATCAAGGGACTGTTATCTCGGGAGCTTGACGGGAAATCATACTTGGACACCTTGAGAGTTTAA